A window of Oryza glaberrima chromosome 2, OglaRS2, whole genome shotgun sequence genomic DNA:
TACCATAAAAGAGTTTACTGATGCCCAACTTGCTGTCTGTAGGTTTATGTGCATGATTGGTTTATGTAGATATATTGTTGCCTCGATCAAATCTATCTTGAGATTGATGCAAACTTTCAACATTCATCACATCTTCTATTTAGTATAACGCCCTTGCACATGCTTAAAGAACTTTGAATGGATGTCCTACATGTACATGTGGTTTGCATTTTCATTGGGCACACTACATGGACCATACCATGTTTTAACTTTCACGGTTCTGCTTTAACAGTTGAACTTCATCAATACATGTTACATTATaatcaattctttttttttttgcggggacatTATAATCAATTCAACTGAAATTAATTTCATAGCATCTCTCTATAACCAGGCAAATTATCTGAAATCATGTGGTGCGATAGGAGAAACCCCACCAGAAATGCTGAAAGGGTCAAACCAAATCACTGAAGAAGAAACTAATGGGGTAAGGAGTGTGTTTCTGCATCTTTGTTTACTAAAATCGGCTTAtgatatctttattttttaacacATACTGTAATGACTAATGACACATCATGCATTATGCAGGAGCTTAAAGGAGCAGCGGTGTCTGAAGAAAACTTATCTGAAGGGTAAACAAATACCATCAGTTTTCATGAATATAACAGTATTGAATACTACTGTCACTACCATGGTCACATAACCAATTCTTCCTTTCTTGTGATACAGGTTCAACTGTGATGAGCATAGTGCTTTGAAACATGAACAAAGCGATTCACCTCACCCAACCCCTCTGGTTCTCAGAGGTGATATGCAAACTCCTGGTACACTGAATACTGCATATAAGGAGTCTTTAAGGTCTGGGAAGCGTGCAAGGACCAACAAGCAATTCATATATCCTGTCCTCAGACCTATCGAGAACAAATTACAATGGATGGAACTAAGAGACGACTCTTCACCTATCCTGTCATTCAATCCTCCAAAGAGAAGATACTTGAGCACAGATTGTAGCGCGAAACCTCAAGAGTCCATCACAAATTCAATGGCTACGCAAACAGCGCGAATAACTCCTGCTTCCTTCTCATTTCATGACATTACTGCAGGGCAAGATCAAGGAGTGATATCTCCGGAGGAACATAAGAGTGAGAATGACAGCAGAAAGCTGTTAGATGATGCAGATCAATTGAAATACAACGCAGACAGTGAGAGGAAGGGTGTTGCAAGCCTTTCTTGCTGGCTTAAGCCTCCATCTTCAGCTGGTGGGAGTCAAAGTGACACGGAGGGCAAGGTGGTAAAGCAAAGATGCTACGAGAATAGTGTTTTCACAGACCTGCCTATCTTTACAGCTTCTGGTCTGAACTGGGACAATGACAAGCCTACTCCTGTGTTGCCAAAGGTGTGGGATGGTAACGGTATCCCAAACACAACTACCAAATACAAGGAGGTGAATACTTTCATCCGATGCTCTCTATACCTTGCACTTACTACTTATTTGCCCTACTTACACTGTTGCTTTGCTGTTATCAGGACCAGAAAGTCAGTTGGCACGCAACGCCTTTTGAGGAAAGGCTGATGAAAGTTCTGTCCGATGAGAAACCGCATCATCAAAGGTCTCCTGCTTATGCTCTAATCATACTCTGCAACCTACTGTTACTTGAAATTACTACTAATATTGACATCATGATCCTTGCACCAGGAAAATCAGCGGAAAGCTGATCCAACTTGATGAAGAGACCAACTGAAGACCCTTGCAAGAAGACCATCATCCTCGTAGCatttgcatcatcatcatcatccttgaAACAGTGAATTTTTTGAAAGGGCCCCAGCTTTGGCTAATCTGATATGGACTCTAGCTACAAGCTGCGCATCTTGTCATCTGTACAGCATTCGCAAATAGGGCGTCTGAGCTACATTCTCGTCAAATTTCATTTCGGACCGTTATTGCCAAGTTGTCAACTTAAGTTGTCGTTTGCAACCTTTTGTTTTCCTCTGTAAAGAAGATGATACTTTATCTGCTGTGAACATCAACTGCCGACTGGAGTTTGATAGTAGTATCAATGAAAGAAAACTtctcatgtactccctcctgCGTATTACACTCTACCGTCTAGCCACTCTTTTATTAAAAGAAGTATACCTTTATTTGTCTCTGCTTTTGATTTCTTGTTTTTCTAATAGAAGGAAACTATCTAGGACAACCAGAActgcgagtttttttttggttgttatTAGTACCTGATacatttccattatttcttttttgaCTTTTTAGGCAACTCATCAGCAAATAGTGGATCAAAGGTAGTAATCCAGTCTCAATGCATTATCACAGTAAGCCAGACTGTAAGACTGTTCCTCTAAGCTGCTAGTGGCAGAACCTGCAAGCCAGAATCTTGTACTACAAAGGAGCAAATAGAGCTTGGAGATGCTAGACACATTCCCCATCAACGCAGCTGTGCTTACAATTATCGCCAAATCATTGAGGTATTTTCGTCGAGTAGCAGCAGACACAGCAAGGCACAGCAACTCAAAGCTGTTCTTGGTTTCTTAGAGAGCTCAAGTTTCAGTCACAGGCTCACAGTAACTGGCTGACCTGACCACATGTTTATAACAGTTTCGCTCTCAGGAAATCTCACCTCAAGACACAGCCACATATCTGCTTCCTGAATCAACCTGATGGATACAGCTCGGCAGTGGAAAGGACATGTTGCATTGCATTGGTCCAGGTTACAGTCTTGCGCTGTGGTGAACACACACTGATGAACAATTGGACATGGCAATTGCTCCTCTACCGAACAAACTAACTACTAGGGTGGTTGCAGTGTAAAGTCCAGATCACAAAAAATGGCACATTAAATTACATCATCCGGACAGATCATCCTTGTCAGACCAAAACGCATGCAGAGAGGTAAAAAAAAGGGATCAAGAAGTTCAGTAAACTACAGGGAGGCTTACGATTTACAGTGGCATGAAGAGAACAATCCAAGCCGGTGGGTGGAGATTAAAACTGTGGGCTCCCAAATCCCAATCATGGCAAGACTCTGGACAGGCTCTGTCACATTCAGATCAAATCAAACCACCACAAAACAAAACCACAGGCAGTGAATGTACAACTACACCGTGTCACCGTGTCACCAGCCAGATGATCTAGCTAGAGCAGAGAGGAGGAGTAGCAGCATGCAGGTATTCAAATGGTCAGATATTGtaatcctgaattcctgatagCCTGATGGTTTGCAGCTTGCAGGATCACGGGTACGACTGTTCCTTTGGCCAAAACCCTGCACCTCTCTCACTAAATCCATGTCGTTTTCGTTGCAACTTGCATCCATGTATCAACTGGTTACAGATCTTGCATTTGCAATACTCTTCTCCCCAAGTTGATCCATGAATCTTTCAtccctaataaaaaaaaaccaaaggcCGAACTGAACCGCACTGAAGTTTCACAAAACTGAATAAACCATATaaaccgaatgcccacccctaatCCAATATACTTATTATGTACAGAGTACTACATTATATTCTATACTGAATAGTTTCTTGTTCAGAAATACTACCTTGTTGTagaatataagagattttatcCATGTAACTATAAAATCTCTTATTATTctgagatggaggtagtaactTGATATGGAATAGTGCTACTGTTTTATCTTACTGTAGTAGTGGTCACTATGGATCTTTACATTTGAGTTAAAAGGCATGGGACCAATGTGTCTTCTCCTTGGCTCTCCATGCATGGGGTGAGTGATAAGAGTGAGTGCTCTTGCAAAAACCTGATCTCCAGCAAGCAAGCAGACAAAACGCAAGATTGGAACAAATAAATAGCTACACCCATTTGAGTTGGGCAAGATGCCAAATGGTCTCCCTGGCTGCACCAACAGCCTATCAGCATCTAGGCATATTGATCTGCAAAAGGGTCATTACCTTTGCAGCGTTTGTCCACTTGCTGCTTGTCCCTGGCTTTGGCACTTAACTAATTAGCACTCACACACATAATCACGCATCGAGTCACTTAGTTAATCAGCTCAAATTGGTGACTTGAGACAGTTCAACCAACCTCACATGTTAACTTGGATGGCTCTGCTGTGGTTAAATTAATTCTACTGTGGTTAAATTAATCGATTGACCCATGTCGATCGATGGAGGTATGTGGTGTTAAATTGTTAATGTATGCGTTCTTTTTGTGCCTACGTGCATGCAGGCATATCTTTTGGAGATTCGTAGACGTTCTTGCATGCCGTGATGTTCAAGTTGTAGTTCAAAATTGGGAGAGGCTTGTTTCTTCTAGGATTTGGATGTGCTCGCTTGTGAAGAAACCAAGACAAAAGCTGCACATTGTCCTAGCTAGCAAGCATAGCTTCCGCCTCAGATTTCAAATTGTAGTTAGTTTTAGACTCGTGTACAAGAATTCAGAAACAAACACATAACACATATTAGGTGATATTCATATAGAACAGTTCAATTCCAGGTTGTACAGTGCAGAGATATTGAGAAGTCGCTAGCATAAAATTTGAAAGTATATCTTAAGTCTGGATTTTATACTATCAAATATgttactccatccattctaaaTTATAGAAATCTAGTATGTGAAAAGATATATACTAATGATACGATTTGAAACATGCCTTCTGTCGAGATCGAGATCCATAGTATTAGGATGTTTCCCATCCCATGCTAaattgctactccctctgtttcatattataagccgtttgattttttttcctagtcaaactttttaagtttgaataagtttagaaaaatatattagttttttaACATAAGACAAAcatattaactaatttaatattttaaatgttgctTAATtgctctataaatttgattaaacttaacaaagtttgactagtaaaaaagtcaaacaccttttaatatgaaatggagggagtatattttaaaatgaagagAGTACTTATCAAATACTAGTTCTATAATCACTTGGAGTAACCAGACAAGTGAGGCTACCTTCTTTCGTAAGTGTTGGGTATAAAACGGTGTGAATGATTAGCACGCAATTAGTTAAATATTAACTTaaaatacttaaaaataaattaatataattttaattttttttaatatattttttttcaaaaaaaagatacaCCATTTACGATGGAATATGAGTTAGGAAATGGGAGGAAAACAACACGCCCTGTGTGTTGGCAGTTGGCACAAGAGACGAACACGCTCAGGCTAAGGGGAAAAAACGGAATAGCGAGCCGGTGGCCGTCACCTTCCCCTTGGCGTTGCTGCGTCTGCGTGCGtcgcgcgtgcgcgtgcgcgcgTGGGCccgagactgacaggtgggccccacccaccaGCCGCCCACGCTTTaaccccctctctcctctctctcgccatttacgagagcgcgcgcgcgacgcgagCTGATGCTTCCGCttggccgccgcgtcgccgaagCCGACTAACCGCCGCCGCGATGACCACGACGTCGCCGCCAatgccgccgatgccgccttCGTCCTCGTCCTCGCTCCGCGACCTGCTCGAGCAGGAGCGCTGCGAGTCccacgcgctcgccgcggcgccgcggcgggcgcggtCGGGCAGgcacgcgtcgccgccgccgcaaagcGTGGCGCCGGAAGAGGAGGACGAtgggggaggaggcgcggcggcggtgggcgcggtggtggcgatgcTGTCGGGGTACGTGGGGAGGTTCGTGAAGGACGAAGGGTTCAGGAGCGGGCTGCGCGAGAAGTGCGCGGCGTGCCTCGCGCCCGCCGCGTCGCGGCGTGGCGCCGGCCACGCCGTGCTGGCCAACCTCGAGCTGGGCATCGAGAGCAtcgagcgcctcgccgccgacgccgcctccgcgcaGGCGCAGCAGCGCGACGCCAAGATCCGCTCCCTCCGCAACTCCATCCGCCTCCTCAGCGTCGTCGCCTcgctccacgcgccgccgcgccacgccgctcCCACCTccgcccccgcggcggcggaggcccaCACCTGCGGCGTCCCGAACTCCCACCTCTCCGCCTGCGCGCAGCTCTACCTCTCCGTCGTCTACAAGATGGAGCGCAACGACCACGTCTccgcgcgccacctcctccaggTGTTCGTCGACGCGCCCTACCTTGCCCGCAAGAACCTCCTCCCTGACCTCTGGGACCACGTcttcctcc
This region includes:
- the LOC127761727 gene encoding protein JASON-like; amino-acid sequence: MGCFLSCFRGAGSDPAGSLRDPLVRESRIGEAFLDDETKVEASGTLDGDRGNGGSVDEELWREANYLKSCGAIGETPPEMLKGSNQITEEETNGELKGAAVSEENLSEGFNCDEHSALKHEQSDSPHPTPLVLRGDMQTPGTLNTAYKESLRSGKRARTNKQFIYPVLRPIENKLQWMELRDDSSPILSFNPPKRRYLSTDCSAKPQESITNSMATQTARITPASFSFHDITAGQDQGVISPEEHKSENDSRKLLDDADQLKYNADSERKGVASLSCWLKPPSSAGGSQSDTEGKVVKQRCYENSVFTDLPIFTASGLNWDNDKPTPVLPKVWDGNGIPNTTTKYKEDQKVSWHATPFEERLMKVLSDEKPHHQRKISGKLIQLDEETN